Part of the Streptomyces europaeiscabiei genome is shown below.
ATGCCAGTCGGGCATCTGGGGAGTCTGTCCATGATGCAGGGCTGATTCATAGTTCTGGTGATCATGTGGTGTTGCGGGTCAGGGCGGTCCGATCAAGTCCAGCGGGCGGGTGAAGAGCCTGCAGGAGAGCTCGCACAGGTCGGCGGCACTGCTGTGGTGCCCAGCGGTGCGTAGGGTGCTGATCGCGAAGCTGCGCAGGGTAGCCATGTTCTCCGGTCCTTGCCTGGTGCGGATCTTCGAGGCGTCCTCGCGGAACGTGGAGTCTTACGTAGTGCACGGCCTCGATGCCCCATTGCGCGCGGGCGAGTTGGTCGATGGCCTGGGGAGATGCCGCACGCGCCGTCAGGTCCGTGATGGCGTAGACGGTCTCACTGGTGATTTTGCCGGTCTTGAGGCTGGTGCGATGCCGGTGGATGCGTGGAATTGGTACGCGCCCGGCCTCGCGTCCTTGAGCAGCCTCGCTCCCCGGCCGCAGCCAGGATGCCGTCCAGCACCTGGCGCCCCGTATCGGCTCCGACCAGACGGTCACGGAACTCCGAGAGCACCGAGTAGTCGACCCCGGGGGCCGTCAGCTCCAGTCCGAGGGCGTACTTGACGTCGATCCTGGCCTGCACCGCCTCGGCCGCCTGCCGGTCGGTGAGCCCCTCCACAAACTACAACAGCAGTACCAACGCCAGCCGCCCCGGCGACCACGCGGGTTGGCCCGCGTCGCGAACAGCCCGCCGAACTCCTCGTCCCGGAAGAGAACCCCCAGCTCATCACGGATTCGGATGGCTCAGCTCCCCTTCGGGAAGGCCGCCCGCGCCACCCGCACCGTCTCCACCGGGATCTCCCCCGGCTCCCGAGGTCTCATAGACATGGACGCCCGCCCCATACGACAACGTCGGCCCTCAAGGCCTATCGGGTCTTGAGGGCCGACGTCACGCTGAGACCGGAATTAACCAGCAGTATCAGGAATCGCTCCCGGGCAGGGGCCGTACAGATGTGGGCCCCGAGATGACCTGGCGGATCGCTGGAAGGCCTCGTCGCCTTGTTGCCGCACGCCGTGCGGCTGGGGCGCTTGGGCAGCCGTCCCTCTGAGTAGCGTCGGCTGCCCGGGCCGACCGGATCGTCAAGCGGTCGCTGCCACCTCCGTCCGCTGCTGACGCCGCTTGCGTTGCAGGATCGGGTCCGGGACGGGCGCGGCCGCCACCAGTCGCCGGGTGTACGCGTGCTGCGGCTGGTCGCACACGTCGACGCTGGGTCCCTCTTCGACGATGCGTCCGTGTTGCAGCACCAGGGTGCGTGCCGCGAACTCCTTGACGACGGCGAGGTCGTGGGTGATGAACAGGTACGCACAGCCAAGGGTGTTCTGGAGTTCGGAAAGGAGCTCCAGCGCGGCGGCCTGGGTGGTGACGTCGAGGGCACTGGTCGGCTCGTCGCAGATGATCAGCTTCGGTTGCCGAGCGACCGCCCGTGCGATGGCGATGCGTTGGCGCTGGCCTCCGCTGAACTGGGCCGGGTAGCGGCCGGCTGCGTCCTCCGGCAGGCCGACGCGGCGCAGCAGCTCGGCGATGCGCTCGTGGACCTCCTGGCGTGAGAGGGGTGAACCGGTGAGCAGAGGCTCGGCCAGTGTCCGGCCTACGGGCAGCGCCGGGTTCAGAGACCCGTAAGGATTCTGGAAGATCGCCTGGAGGTCGGAGGACAGGGAGCGGCGTGCGCGGGCGGTGTGGTGGGTGATGTCCTGCCCGTCGAGCAGCACGCGTCCGGCGCTGACCGGGGTCAGCCCCAGTACCGCCTTGCCGATGGTGGTCTTCCCCGAGCCGGACTCGCCCACGAGCGCGACCGTCTCGGCGCGTCCCACCTCGAAGGACACGTCCGCGATGACCGTGGTCGGGGGCTTGCGCAGTCCACGGGACGGGTAGCGGATCGCAAGGCCGTCGAGTTGGAGTACAGGTGTTCCGGTCACGCGACCCTCCCCTCGATACGAGCGATGCTGGGTGTGCTGGCGATGAGCTTCTTCGTGTACGCGTGCTGGGGCCGGTAGAAGATGTCCTCGACCGAGCCCTCCTCCACGATCCGGCCCTGTTCCATCACGATCGCGCGGTCGCAGCTGTCGGCGACGACCCCGAGATCGTGGGTGATCAGGATGATCGCCATCCCTCGTTCGTCGCGCAGTGTCCGGAGCAGATCCAGGATGCCCGCCTGCACCGTGACGTCCAGTGCCGTGGTGGGTTCGTCGGCGATCAGGACCTTCGGTGAGCCGGCCAGCGCCATCGCGATGGCGATCCGCTGAAGCATGCCGCCGGACAGCTCATGCGGGTGACGGCGCGCGATGTCGTCCGGATCGCGCAGGTGGACGCTGGTCAGCAGTTCACGGATCCGTTGCTTGACGGCCTCCTTCCCGCCCGACACGGTGCCGGTGCGGCGGACGACCTCGCCCAACTGGGAGCCGATGGTGAAGTAAGGGTCGAGAGCCATCATGGGTTCCTGCGACACCAGGGCTATCTCTCTGCCGCGGATGCGCTGCAGTTCCCGCTCCGACAGGCCGGCGATCCGGGTCCCGGCCAGCCAGGCCGAGCCGCTTGTCACCATGCCGCCCGGGGCCAGCAGCCCGAGCAGCGACAGGCC
Proteins encoded:
- a CDS encoding ABC transporter ATP-binding protein; the protein is MTGTPVLQLDGLAIRYPSRGLRKPPTTVIADVSFEVGRAETVALVGESGSGKTTIGKAVLGLTPVSAGRVLLDGQDITHHTARARRSLSSDLQAIFQNPYGSLNPALPVGRTLAEPLLTGSPLSRQEVHERIAELLRRVGLPEDAAGRYPAQFSGGQRQRIAIARAVARQPKLIICDEPTSALDVTTQAAALELLSELQNTLGCAYLFITHDLAVVKEFAARTLVLQHGRIVEEGPSVDVCDQPQHAYTRRLVAAAPVPDPILQRKRRQQRTEVAATA